TGTTATAATACAGGTGCACTAATAGCTATCCTAAAAAGAGAGGCAGAAAAAAATGAAAAAGAGACCAGTGTGTCTTATTATTCGTGATGGCTGGGGCAGAGGTAAGGAAGAGAATTCCAACGCCATTTTCAAGGCAGCTACCCCTTTTACCGATCAGTACGAAAAAAACTGTCCCACTACCATTATTGAAACCTCCGGACTCAGTGTGGGACTTCCTGCAGGATATATGGGAAACAGCGAAGTCGGTCATCTCAATATCGGGGCTGGACGTACAGTTTATCAGAGCCTTACCCGTATTGACAAATCGATATCAGACGGGGATTTCTTTACGAACATGGCATTCCTTACCGCTATAGAGTATGTCAAAAAAAGCGGCGGCAATCTTCATCTGGCCGGTCTGATCCAGGAAGAGGGTGTGCATGCGGTAACAAGGCATTGTATTGCGCTTCTTGAACTCTGCAAAAAGCATGATCTCAAAAATGTGCTGATTCACGCTATCACGGACGGCAGGGACACTCCGCCAAAATCCGCCCTCGAGCATCTGCAGTTTCTTCAGGAGGGGATCGAGAAGACCGGTACCGGAAGAGTAGCTACAGTTATAGGGCGCTATTATGCCATGGACAGGGACAACAGATGGGAGCGGACCGAACTGGCATACCGTGCGATCATGGAGGGGAAGGGGACCAGTGCCGGAAACTGGAGAGAAGCTATTGAGAATGCTTATGCATCCGGCGAAACTGATGAGTTTATAAAGCCAAAGATTATCGATTATCAGGGTATGAGTGAGAAGGATGCGTTCATCTTTTTCAATTTCCGTTTTGATCGCACTCGTCAATTAACAAAGGCGATGGTGGAACCGCAGTTCTCTGAATTCAGCAGGCCTTTTGTCGTATCCTGCTTTATAGCAATGACCCATTATTATGATGATGGCAATTTCATCGAGGCCTATCCGGAGATGAGCAATGCCAATATTCTGGGTGAAGTGTTGTCTAATAATGGCCTGAAGCAGTTCAGATGCGCTGAAACGGAGAAATATGCGCATGTCACGTTTTTCTTCAATGGCCAGAGAAATGATCCATTTCCAGGTGAAGACAGGGTACTTGTCCCAAGTCCGAAAGTGCCTACTTACGATCACAAGCCGGAGATGAGTGCGCTGGAGGTCAGGGATAAGCTTGTGGAGGCAATAAACAGTGACAAATACGATGTGGTTATCTGTAATTTTGCCAACTGTGACATGGTAGGGCACACCGGGGTTTACGAAGCGATCATAAAGGCCGTGGAAACTGTTGATACCTGTGTACATGATGTTGTGGAGGCGGCACTGGCAAAGGGAGGTGCCTGTATCATTACCGCTGACCATGGAAATGCGGAGCAGACAAAGCTCGAGGATAATTCTCCGATGACAGCACATACCACAAATCCGGTGCCGTTGACTCTTATCGGTGTCCCTGGTGTGAAACTGAGAGAGGGCGGAAAACTCTGCGATATCGCACCAACTGTTCTGGATCTGCTTTCAATCGAAGTGCCTCCGGAGATGACCGGAAAGTCGCTTATCTCCTGATAATTGCATGTCAAAAAGAAGAATACACAGAATACTGTTTCTCTCCCATGAATTTCCACCCTTTGGTGGTGGGGGAGGACGGATTCTGGCTTACCTGTGTGATGAGCTTCATAAGAGAGGCTTCGAGCTGACTGTCCTGACGGCTTCTCCTCCTGCAAAAATCCGGCAGCAGTTTCCTTTCCGGGTGGTCTATTTTCCCACATTCAGAAAAGCCCGCTTTAAAACCAGTGTTCCCGCAATGATTCTTTACATCCTTCAAACATTTTTTTTCGGCCTTTCCGGGAAGGCGAAAGGATATGACCTGCTTTTTTCCAATATGGCGATCCCTGCAGGAATTGTCGGTTCAGTCTTGCGCAGGATTCTCAATGTTCCTCATGTGGTATGGTATCATAATACCGAGGTCACACAGAACAGGCCCGACCGGGCTGGTTTCTTTTTCAGAATGATGTGCAATTCAGTGGGAAAACAGGCTGACATGAATTTCTTTATTTCAAAGGGACTTCTTGACCTGGCGCTTACCTATGGGCCTGTCCCCTCTCCCTCTGTGCTTCCTAATGCTGTCTGCATACATCAGAGTTTTCCCCGCAGGTATGAAAAAGGTGAAAAGATCTTTCTTTTTGCGGCCAGGATGGAATCTGTAAAGAATCCCCTTCTTCTTATCGATGCTGTGCGAATCTTGAAGGAACAGGGTTTGCCGGCTGAAACACGGATTCTGATGTTCGGAAGCGGTTCTCTTTACAAAAAAGTAAAGGAAAGAATCATAAGGTATGGACTTGAAAACACGGTTTCTCTGGAGCCTGTTCTGCTGTTTGAGAAAATGCCGGAGCTCTACAGCAGGTCCTATGCTTTGCTTATTCCTTCGGTTGTAGAGGGGTTTCCAACGACAATTCTTGAAGCGGGTGCATTCGGGGTTCCTGCCATCGGCTCTGACACGATCGGGAACAGGGATGCGATTATTAATCGTGAAACTGGTATTCTGGTCAGGTTGAATGACTGTGAGAATCTGGCTGATGCGATGCATAAACTGGCATCTGATCCCTCTTTACGCAACCGCTTGGGGGAGGCAGCTTTCGCAAGGTCGAAAGAGTTTACAATCCAGAGAACCGCGGGCACCTTTGTTTCAGCTTTGGATTCAGGCCTCTAAATTGTGATCCCTGGGAATCTTGAGCAGGGAGAGGAAAAAAGAGGAGAACACTATCTGGATGCCGATCATCATGAAAAGCAGGCAGAAGAGACAGAGCTTGATCTCAAAGAACGGCCCCACAAAATTGACCTTTATCCATTTGGCAACTATATAGAGACTTCCTGCAAACCCGGCAGCGAAAAGAAGAGTTCCCGCAATAATCCCACGCTCAAGTGTGACCAGTTTAGTAAGTGTTTCAAGCAGAATATCAGGCTGCTCAAAGCCCTCCCTGATACTGAAAGTCCTTGCATACAGGCCCATCATTATGATCTGTGATCCAAGCAGGCAGAACAGGACAAAGAATACCATGGCATGGAAGTCGAAGGTGTGGTGAAAAAATACAAGCTTTCCATACCCTGAGAGCAGAAATGCGATAAATCCACAGACAAACAGGATGCCGCCCGGGATCAGGTAAAGCCATGTGGGGCTGTACAGAAGCATGAATCTGATGTGCCGCCAGGCATCGGAAAATGAGTTCAGTTTCGATTCCCCCTGGCGGGCTGAGTAGATGATAGGGATCTCCTCAATGCGCAGATGTGCTCTCAGGGCGGCAACTATCATCTCAGAGGCAAATTCCATCCCTGTGGTTTTAAGTTTAAGCCTGTTTAAAGCCTCTTTTGTAATTGCTCTCAGACCGGTATGTGCGTCAGAAACCGATGATCCGAAAAAAATGTT
This DNA window, taken from Fibrobacter sp., encodes the following:
- a CDS encoding 2,3-bisphosphoglycerate-independent phosphoglycerate mutase; translated protein: MKKRPVCLIIRDGWGRGKEENSNAIFKAATPFTDQYEKNCPTTIIETSGLSVGLPAGYMGNSEVGHLNIGAGRTVYQSLTRIDKSISDGDFFTNMAFLTAIEYVKKSGGNLHLAGLIQEEGVHAVTRHCIALLELCKKHDLKNVLIHAITDGRDTPPKSALEHLQFLQEGIEKTGTGRVATVIGRYYAMDRDNRWERTELAYRAIMEGKGTSAGNWREAIENAYASGETDEFIKPKIIDYQGMSEKDAFIFFNFRFDRTRQLTKAMVEPQFSEFSRPFVVSCFIAMTHYYDDGNFIEAYPEMSNANILGEVLSNNGLKQFRCAETEKYAHVTFFFNGQRNDPFPGEDRVLVPSPKVPTYDHKPEMSALEVRDKLVEAINSDKYDVVICNFANCDMVGHTGVYEAIIKAVETVDTCVHDVVEAALAKGGACIITADHGNAEQTKLEDNSPMTAHTTNPVPLTLIGVPGVKLREGGKLCDIAPTVLDLLSIEVPPEMTGKSLIS
- a CDS encoding glycosyltransferase family 4 protein — its product is MSKRRIHRILFLSHEFPPFGGGGGRILAYLCDELHKRGFELTVLTASPPAKIRQQFPFRVVYFPTFRKARFKTSVPAMILYILQTFFFGLSGKAKGYDLLFSNMAIPAGIVGSVLRRILNVPHVVWYHNTEVTQNRPDRAGFFFRMMCNSVGKQADMNFFISKGLLDLALTYGPVPSPSVLPNAVCIHQSFPRRYEKGEKIFLFAARMESVKNPLLLIDAVRILKEQGLPAETRILMFGSGSLYKKVKERIIRYGLENTVSLEPVLLFEKMPELYSRSYALLIPSVVEGFPTTILEAGAFGVPAIGSDTIGNRDAIINRETGILVRLNDCENLADAMHKLASDPSLRNRLGEAAFARSKEFTIQRTAGTFVSALDSGL
- a CDS encoding glycosyltransferase family 2 protein; this translates as VVDNGSTDRSAEIAETSGARVVKQSIRGYGAAYLKGIKESKGSVLVMGDGDDTYDFREIPSLLKPLNDGADMVLGSRFKGKIAKGAMSFSHRYIGNPILTFILNIFFGSSVSDAHTGLRAITKEALNRLKLKTTGMEFASEMIVAALRAHLRIEEIPIIYSARQGESKLNSFSDAWRHIRFMLLYSPTWLYLIPGGILFVCGFIAFLLSGYGKLVFFHHTFDFHAMVFFVLFCLLGSQIIMMGLYARTFSIREGFEQPDILLETLTKLVTLERGIIAGTLLFAAGFAGSLYIVAKWIKVNFVGPFFEIKLCLFCLLFMMIGIQIVFSSFFLSLLKIPRDHNLEA